From a region of the Etheostoma spectabile isolate EspeVRDwgs_2016 unplaced genomic scaffold, UIUC_Espe_1.0 scaffold00007331, whole genome shotgun sequence genome:
- the LOC116678417 gene encoding C-type lectin lectoxin-Lio2, with protein MRPVVVTAILLLVVLMFISDSAAGNPAKMCRTKYPATPCKNKNLGEGWSQMGDNRCVKAFNKTHFGYHDAEMTCRKFPNGHLVSIHNEAELNQVECDMYRTTTRKAHYWIGGHRKETGQAPSKTHEYVWTDDSSFGYTNWAAGQPDFRLHKEYCVEMNYRDWGQWNDANCKEKKLFVCAVKV; from the exons ATGCGTCCTGTTGTGGTTACTGCCATCCTTCTTCTGGTGGTGCTGATGTTCATCTCGGACTCTGCAGCCG GGAATCCTGCAAAAATGTGTAGGACCAAATATCCGGCCACACCGTGTAAAAACAAGAACCTCGGTGAAGGCTGGTCCCAGATGGGTGACAACCGCTGTGTGAAGGCGTTCAACAAAACTCATTTTGGTTATCATGATGCAGAG ATGACCTGTAGAAAATTCCCAAATGGCCATCTGGTATCGATCCACAATGAGGCGGAGCTGAATCAAGTCGAATGTGACATGTATCGAACCACCACCAGAAAAGCTCACTACTGGATCGGAGGCCACCGTAAAGAA actggtCAAGCTCCCTCTAAAACTCATGAGTATGTTTGGACGGATGACAGTAGTTTTGGTTACACCAACTGGGCTGCTGGCCAGCCTGACTTCCGTTTGCATAAGGAGTACTGTGTTGAGATGAACTATCGGG ACTGGGGACAATGGAACGATGCAAACTGTAAGGAGAAGAAGCTCTTTGTGTGTGCAGTGAAGGTCTAG
- the LOC116678419 gene encoding C-type lectin BpLec, which produces MRPVVVTAILLLVVLMSMSDSAAGGPAEMCKTEYPFTPCRKNVGEGWAQYAKNLCVKAFFNTPHLSHSDAEMACRKFPKGHLVSIDNVEENNQVQCAMYRATTGKAHYWIGAFKKLDGRTKKWGWTDDNFIRYANWARGQPDNYWFREDCVEMNYWDWGLWNDAYCYEKKPYVCEVIIKDD; this is translated from the exons ATGCGTCCTGTTGTGGTTACTGCCATCCTTCTTCTGGTGGTGCTGATGTCCATGTCGGACTCTGCAGCCG GGGGTCCTGCAGAAATGTGTAAGACCGAATATCCGTTCACACCGTGTAGGAAGAACGTCGGTGAAGGCTGGGCCCAGTACGCAAAAAACCTCTGCGTGAAGGCGTTCTTTAATACTCCGCATTTGAGTCATTCTGATGCAGAG ATGGCCTGTAGAAAGTTCCCAAAGGGCCATCTGGTATCGATCGACAATGTAGAGGAAAATAATCAAGTCCAATGTGCCATGTACAGAGCCACCACCGGAAAAGCTCACTACTGGATTGGAGCCTTCAAAAAGCTG GATGGAAGAACTAAAAAGTGGGGTTGGACGGATGACAATTTTATTCGTTATGCCAACTGGGCTCGTGGCCAGCCTGACAACTATTGGTTCAGAGAGGACTGCGTTGAGATGAACTATTGGG ACTGGGGACTCTGGAACGATGCATACTGTTATGAGAAGAAGCCCTACGTGTGTGAAGTTATTATCAAAGATGACTAG
- the LOC116678418 gene encoding C-type lectin BpLec isoform X2 translates to MRPVVVTAILLLVVLMSMSDSAAEMCKTEYPFTPCRKNVGEGWAQYGKNLCVKAFFNNPHLGHSEAEMACRKFPKGHLVSIDNVEENNQVQCAMYRATTGKAHYWIGVYTKLVGRTKKWAWTDDNFVRYTKWARGQPDNFLFREDCVEMNYWDWGLWNDAYCKEKKPYVCEVIIKDD, encoded by the exons ATGCGTCCTGTTGTGGTTACTGCCATCCTTCTTCTGGTGGTGCTGATGTCCATGTCGGACTCTGCAGCCG AAATGTGTAAGACCGAATATCCGTTCACACCGTGTAGGAAGAACGTCGGTGAAGGCTGGGCCCAGTACGGAAAAAACCTCTGCGTGAAGGCGTTCTTTAATAATCCGCATTTGGGTCATTCTGAGGCAGAG ATGGCCTGTAGAAAATTCCCAAAGGGCCATCTGGTATCGATCGACAATGTAGAGGAAAATAATCAAGTCCAATGTGCCATGTACAGAGCCACCACCGGAAAAGCTCACTACTGGATTGGAGTCTACACTAAGCTG GTTGGAAGAACGAAAAAGTGGGCTTGGACGGATGACAATTTTGTTCGTTATACCAAGTGGGCTCGTGGCCAGCCTGACAACTTTTTGTTCAGAGAGGACTGCGTTGAGATGAACTATTGGG ACTGGGGACTCTGGAACGATGCATACTGTAAGGAGAAGAAGCCCTACGTGTGTGAAGTTATTATCAAAGATGACTAG
- the LOC116678418 gene encoding C-type lectin BpLec isoform X1 translates to MRPVVVTAILLLVVLMSMSDSAAGGPAEMCKTEYPFTPCRKNVGEGWAQYGKNLCVKAFFNNPHLGHSEAEMACRKFPKGHLVSIDNVEENNQVQCAMYRATTGKAHYWIGVYTKLVGRTKKWAWTDDNFVRYTKWARGQPDNFLFREDCVEMNYWDWGLWNDAYCKEKKPYVCEVIIKDD, encoded by the exons ATGCGTCCTGTTGTGGTTACTGCCATCCTTCTTCTGGTGGTGCTGATGTCCATGTCGGACTCTGCAGCCG GGGGTCCTGCAGAAATGTGTAAGACCGAATATCCGTTCACACCGTGTAGGAAGAACGTCGGTGAAGGCTGGGCCCAGTACGGAAAAAACCTCTGCGTGAAGGCGTTCTTTAATAATCCGCATTTGGGTCATTCTGAGGCAGAG ATGGCCTGTAGAAAATTCCCAAAGGGCCATCTGGTATCGATCGACAATGTAGAGGAAAATAATCAAGTCCAATGTGCCATGTACAGAGCCACCACCGGAAAAGCTCACTACTGGATTGGAGTCTACACTAAGCTG GTTGGAAGAACGAAAAAGTGGGCTTGGACGGATGACAATTTTGTTCGTTATACCAAGTGGGCTCGTGGCCAGCCTGACAACTTTTTGTTCAGAGAGGACTGCGTTGAGATGAACTATTGGG ACTGGGGACTCTGGAACGATGCATACTGTAAGGAGAAGAAGCCCTACGTGTGTGAAGTTATTATCAAAGATGACTAG